ATTCTATGCAGAACTTTCTGTGCAGTTCTCTCCTCTGTAGCACTCTGCCCTGTGAATTCTAGCTGCCTTGGACTCTCCAAATTCTCAACTGCACCTGCTCACCTCTCACCTCGGGGAATATGCTGGGCTCCATTTGGGGTCCTCCTCTGGCCTACAGCATTCACACTTGCTCCAGGTGGCAAGCTGGGGATATCTCACCATTCATTCACTTGTTTCATAGCGATTCATCATTGCTGTACAGGGTGATCTGTTGTCCAGTATCTAAAATCCATTTggtctttgttgttttctttgttttgtaaattaaatgtttgtttgttttttttttttggctgcacctgtggtgtgtgggatcttagttccctgagcagggatcaaatctgtgacccctacagtggaagcacagagtcttaaccactgcaccaccagggaaatcccttaaattttatttttaatcaaagtaacagcttaaaaaaaaacaaaataaaaccaaagtaaCAGCTTAAGGAGTTGAATAGTCCCAGtagtaataacaacaacagaaaaacagttCCTTACTCTACCTCTCCTTATCCCAGATTTCTGATCCCTAGAGACTGTAGGTTTTAAATCTTTAGCTTTTTATTCTAGTGTTTACCTCTATATGACAAGCTTAGATATGTCtattcccttgattttttttttcattccatgaATTATCTATTCACTTTGTGTGAAGGATGAAAATTTAGCTGTCTTAtatcctccctccttcccctacAACATACACCTCTTTTACATCTTTCCAACTGAGCTGTGTTGTAGTTTTTAGTTAAAACAAATGAGTGTGGTTGTAAATGGTGACACATATAAATAGCGTTCTGAGCTAAGCCACAGAGTGACTATACTTCCTtccttggtttatttattttctgttaattgtctgtgtttagttgctcagtagtgtccgactttttgcagcccATAGACTgtcgccaggatcctctgtccatggagattctctggacaagaatactggagtgggtttccacgcccttctcccggggatcttcccaacccagggatcaaacccaggtctcccgcatagcaggcagattctttaccatctgttaATTGTCTGTGCACAATTAGAAGTAAGACACCAAAAGGCTCTCTGGACACTCTCTGTGAATCTGTGGCCTGCCATGGGAGTTCTTCAGAGTGATGAGGTGGGATGGTCCATAACCGAGTCCCTCCAACGCTGCAGCTGGAGCACAATGCCCCTTTCAAAATGACTGGTTACTTTAGGATATCAGTCAGTGTTATATCTTGGTGAGAACTGTGGAATGGTAGCAATCTAGACCCGTTGATCGACTGTTGTCCTTGAACTtcccttcactatttcctggtaATTCCTATAGTTGACTTCTTGATTCCTGgatctcattttcctttttcttgactGACTCCCTCATGTCAATGGAGCATATATTTAATGACTTCCcctaaaatggcaaaatggtaaTAGCTTTCCCTAAGTAGTTTGAAATCCTGTGTGTTTGAAAAGGTTGCTGGTCTACCCTCACTCACATGAAAGTTTGTATAAGTCTAGGTTTGAAACATTTTCCTGCCAAATTTTGAAGCAACCTTCCCATTGTCCTTGAGTTTCTAATGTTTCTGTTGAATCCAAATCCATTTAATTTTCAGTCTTTCCATATGTGACCCTTTCGATTTTTCTTGGAGGGGTAGGAGAGGCCCCAGAAACTTAAGAATCTTTTTGGGAGTcgcctagtggtctagtggttaggattcagcaatttcactgccataacctgggttcaatcccatgtcaggaaactgagatcttgcaagccacgcagcacagccaaaacaaacaaacaaaaaaaacacaaaagaatctTTTCCGTATCTCTTGATGTTTAAAAAATCTGTCAACAGTATGTCCTCGTATGaatctttcttctttgattgtCCCACACACTTGCTGAGCCCTTTCAGATCAGAAGCCTGGGTCCTTGAGTTCTGGAAACATGATCTATacaatctctttaataattcactcccttccatttttctgtttttttttttcctcttggaacTTAGTAAATATTATACCTCCTGGATTTATTTTACAAGAAAAAATTGGACATTTATCTTTTCTatccttttttatgttttttgtctttttgttctacTTTCTGGAAAGTTCCTTGACTGATCTTCCAAATTATCTATTGACTTTATAATTTCTGcaactgtctttttaaattttaagagctCTTATTTTCTGACTGTCcctttttagtgttttttattttattttgcttttttactgtAACATACATTTAGAAATATTCACAAATGTTACCAACATATCAAGCAACAGAACTTTACCAGTGTTCAGAATCCAAGCAGTATCTCCCACAGGGGGAGCCATTAATGTTACTGCTAACgccatagattagttttgcccaTATTTGAAATTTACATAAAGGAAATCACACATTCTatatactcttttgtgtctgtttttttcactcagcattatGCTTGtatgattcatccatgttgcataTAGGGTAGCATATTTCTCATTGGTGTGTAATATTTCAGGCTGTCAATATACCACAGTTGATTTTaattttccattctattattttattattattattattaattttgggTTGCACTGGTTTTTCACTGCCGTGTGTAGACTTGTGGGCTCTAGAacgtggcctcagtagttgtggtgcatgagcttagttgctccatggcatatgaaatcttcccagaccagggattgaattcgtgtcccctgcattggcaggaggtctCATATCCAGTACACCAGGCAAGTCCTCCATTCTATTGTTGATGGGCATTGCACAATTTTTAGattgggctattatgaatagaaGCACTATAAATATTCCAGCATATGTCTTTGGTGAACATATACCATATTATCTGTAAGGTATACTACACCAAGAGGTGGAATTTCTGGGTTGTAGGGCAGGCACtagtttgaaaagtgaaagtgtgtcctattctttgtgacgccatgaactgtagcccaccaggctcttctgtccatggaattctccaggcaagaatactggagtgggtagccatttcctccaggggatcttcccaacccagggaatgaacctgggtcccctgcattgcaggtagattctttaccatctgagccaccaggggttaTGGGGCAGGCACTGGTTTAGCTGTAGTAGATAACTACACCCCCATACACCCCTACTGGCAGTGTATGAGAGTTTCAACTGTTGCACAAATTCACCAGTACATGATATTTCCTACCTTTTCCATCTTAGCTATTCAGGTAGGTATGTAATAGTATCTCATAtggtattttgtttgtttattcaagcagttttactgagatataacttATATACCATAAAAACCACCCACTGTAAGAGGTTTATTTTTAGCAAGTTATATAgctatgcaaccatcaccacaatccaattttagaacatttccatcaccccagaaagttcTCTAGTGCCAATTTGCAGTCATTCCTTCTTCCACACCCAAACCCAGGAAACCACTGATTTGATTTTTATGTgggtttaatttacatttccctaatgactaatcaAGTTGAGAACTTTTTCATATGACTGTTAGCCTTTTggatatcctcttttttttttggatatccTCTTTTGTGAAGTTTCTGTCCAATGTTTTACCAATTTCTACACTGAGGTACTTATCTTTTTCATATAGCTTTGtaggagttcttcatatattctgtaCAGAGTACTTTGACAGATAAATATATTGTGAATGTATTTTCACAAAGCACAgaatattttgccttttcattcacTTAGTAGTTTATTTTGAGGAACACGAGCTcctaattttaatatattctgagtcatatttttgttttatgattaatatattttgcatcctgtttaagaaatcttttattCTAAAATTGCACAGATGTAGTCCTATTTTTCTCTAAAGATTTTACTGTTTTCACTTTGATATTCAGATCTGCAACTCAACTGGAACTGATATTTTTATGTGGTGAGAGGCAGAGATAcaaatactttacatttttttaattaaaaaatttttttttaccttgtggGTATCCAATTGACCCAGgtccatttattgaaaagaacatCCTTTCCCCAGTGATGGCAAGATCTCCCTTGTCCTAAGATGAATATATATGagtctctctctgactctctttttaaatattaaaaaaaaattatttggaagtGCCGGGTCTTAGTTTGCAACATGCAGGacctttgatcttcattgcagtatgCGAGatctttatttgcagcatgttaactcttagttgtagcatgtgggatctagttccccgaccagggatggaacctgggcccccggcactgggagcacagagtttcagccactggaccaccagcaaagtccctctCTCTAACTCTCTTTGATTCCATTGATCAATTTGTCTCTGTCAATACCATGTtgtcttaattactgtaactTTATGATTACATTCCTTTTCAAAATAGCCTCCTGTTCTTGTTTTATGAGTGCAGAATTTTGTCTCTGTAAGGATTTCAACTAGTGTTTGAAGTTTTTTCTGCTCTCTACATTGTCTTTATTTCCTCcaagttcttttttctccttactGTAGTTCATGCCAGCAGCTTTTGTTAAATGTGGATAATCCCTGCCTGCCCTTTCATATTTAGTAAGGCTCTAAGAAGCCAATTAGAAACTCTGAGTGGATGAATAGGGCTTGGCATTTGGGAGGGTCTCCTGGGGAAGATGGGGCAGGAATGCCCCTTGTTATGGGGGGTTTCTCTTTGGcttctcagcagtgaaagctctgaTCTCCTGACTGGGGAATAGAAGGCTCATTGCCAATGTCTTTGATGGCAAATGAAGGGCTGAGGGTGTCTCATCTTTCAAAATGCCAACTTTCTCTTCATTCAGCTGTTTTCAGTACAACGTACTCCCACCCAGCTGTGCCGGGAGTGCCAGATGCACTGGCTCAGCATCTTGAGAGAGTAAATCTCTGGTTTCTACCAGGTGCcagctgggagcagggagtcACTCGGCTGCAGGGAGTAGGGAGGGACCGTTCCATTTACAGACTTTCTGTGGTCCTCATTTGagcccaccctcacctcccagaaaggctttcccggtggctcagacaggaaagaacccacctgcaatgtaggagatgagggttcaatccttggtggtttgggaagatcccctgcagaagggtgtggcaacccgctccagtattcttgcctggagaattccatggacagaggcgtctggtggctacagcccatggggtcataaagagtaggacacgactgagtgactgacaccttCCCCTCCCAGACCTGAGCCTGTCTGCCACATGAACTGGGATGCCTGTGTTCAGATCTTAGTTCTTTTTGCTGtttgctttctgattttttccAAACTCACCAGTGCCTTTGCCATAGAACAAGAGAGGGAAAAGAGTGTGAGAACCCAGCTCTCCCTCCCGGCAGCTCAGTCCCTGTCCATGTGTTTGCTTTTCATCTTCCAAAATTTTGTTGATATCTCTCAACCTGCTGTAGTCCCCTCTCTCTTCTTCATCCTTTTGCCTTTATCCTTGTTATGCCTTTGCTATTGATGTTGGTGGGTTTCAAAGGGAGTGCGGGCTTAGTCTTACTTCTGTGGGTAAATGGGGTTGCCCCTTTGAGCTCCCTGCTCCTTCTCTCTGGAATGTTCCTCCTACCACGCTCCTCGTCAGCGGCTCCTTGTCATTCCCAGATGTCAGTGCAGCAAGCCACCtccccagggaagccttcccGGAATGCTTCCTTCTGTGGAGTAGCAGCCCTCCCCAGTCCCGCACCCTAGTTCCATTCTCTCTCATCACCATCAAGCTCCTGGGCTTCTTGCCTGGGCACATGAGTGAGCCCCTGGTTTGGAAGTTACTTCCTTTATCACTTTGAATCACTTATTTATTGAGTGGTTtactctgtcccccaccccccggcccttCACGCAGGGCACACAGTGGATGAATACTCAATAACTGCACAGAAAGGTTTAGAGGGAAGAAGCCTGCCTGGGCAGATGGGGTTGGCAGGCTGGGGTTGGGGTCTGCTGCCCATGTGGAACCACTCCAGGAGCTTGCACAGCACAGGCTGGGCTGAGGCCGGAGGCTTGCGGGGAGCTGGGTGCATGGGGTGCTCAGGACAGGTGTGACCCAACCAAcccagcctccccctccctccagacAGACCCAGTGAGGCTGACCCAGCTATACGAGCAGGCTCGGTGGGACCTGCTGCTGGAAGAGATTGACTGCACTGAGGAGGAGATGATGGTGTTTGCAGCCCTACAGGTGCCGGGCAGGCCGGGGGACCCCGGGGGCTGGGTGCgggccaggcccagggcagggtCTTCCAAAGGGAACCCTGCATCCAGGGCAGCCCAGCTGAGGGCACTGTTGGGCGAATGGGCTGCCGGCTCAGCTGTCCCCGGCCACGTGTCCCCTCCAGTATCACATCAACAAGCTGTCTCAGAGCGGGGAGGTGGACGAACCGGCGGGCACCGATGCAGGGCTGGACGACCTGGATGCAGCGCTGAGCAACCTGGAAGTGAAGCTGGAGGGGTCGGCACCCACGGACGTGCtggtgagcaggggctctgggcaggggctggggtcaGGGCCGAGCGCAGGGGCTGGGCGCCCCCGCTAACTCCTCTCCTCCCCAGGACAGCCTCACCACCATCCCAGAACTCAAGGACCATCTCCGGATCTTCCGGTGAGTCTGGGCCCAGCCTTGGCAGCCCTGCTGGAGCAGGGCCCAGTGCGGagagaggatgggagggagggagggggcctgtCCTGAACCTCGTGCCACACCCTCAGGCCCCGGAAACTGACTCTGAAGGGGTACCGCCAGCACTGGGTGGTGTTCAAGGAGACCACCCTGTCCTACTACAAGAGCCAGGACGAGGCCCCCGCGGAGCCCATCCAGCAGCTCAACCTCAAGGGTGAGTGATAGCGGTCTGCAGGACCAGGGCAGGGGCGGGCCAAGGGCGGGCAGGGGCCTCACCTGGCCCACCTGGGACTGGCCAGGTGAATGCTCCCACATCTCCAACTAGGGGCTGGAAGATGCCCTCTGACCTGAGGCCACTGTGCAGGGCTGCCATTCACTCAGGGCCCTCGCACCAgggctcccctccccagccccctagCCCATCCCTTCTTCCTCCAGGTTGTGAAGTGGTCCCAGATGTCAACGTCTCAGGCCAGAAGTTCTGCATCAAACTCCTGGTGCCCTCCCCTGAGGGCATGAGTGAGATCTACCTGCGGTGCCAGGATGTGCGTGAAGGGCAGAGACCAGGGCCCCTGGAGGCTAGAGCTAAACGGGCACTGGGCAGGACCAGACCAGGGGGGCATGGGGCGGGGCCAGGCCAGGGGCAAGGGGCGGGGCCCGGCCTGGGGCAGggccctcacctccctcccccgcccttcccaccccaggagcAGCAGTATGCCCGCTGGATGGCCGGCTGTCGACTGGCCTCCAAGGGACGCACCATGGCGGACAGCAGCTACTCCAGCGAGGTGCAGGCCATCCTGGCCTTCCTCAGCCTGCAGCGGAcaggcggcggcagcggcggcgggggCTCTGGCAACCATCCCCAGGGCCCCGATGCCTCTGCCGAGGGCCTCAACCCTTACGGCCTTGTGGCCCCACGCTTCCAGAGAAAGTTCAAGGCCAAGCAGGTGCCAGGGAGAGTGGGTGGTGGGACTGACCAGAGGGTTTACCTGGCCAACCTCGGCCCCTGGATCTCCACAGAGCCTTCCCTTGGAAATGCACGCACTCACTCACTCCTTCTCCCTCCCGGGTCCTGAGACTGAGTGTAACCCTCTGGGAGGGGTCACAGTCCAGCTGCCCTGTCCTCCTCAGGGCCTGGCTCAGCTCATATGGCTGAATGCAGACAGGGTGCACTCCGGTGGCCCCACGCTGGGCActgtccccaccccaggctccacaTCCTGTCTCCTTGATGGGGACAGGCAGGGGGTCTCAGGGACCTTGGCAGCCCCTCACCAGCATGGTCCTGCAGCTCACTCCACGGATCCTGGAGGCCCACCAGAACGTGGCCCAGCTCTCGCTGTCTGAGGCCCAGCTGCGCTTCATCCAGGCCTGGCAGTCCCTCCCCGACTTCGGCATCTCCTATGTTGTGGTCAGGTAGgagccccaccccagcctgctcTACCAGGCAGGGCCCTCCCCTGCTGCCTGGGGGCAGCGCCTGAAGCCTTCCTTCCTGTCCTCTGGGGGGAGGCCTTACTGAGGGCAGCCCATGTGCACCCCCTCCATCCTGCACCTGTGCAGCAAACACTAGAGAGCGATTAGGCCGAGAGAGCGGGTGGCCCCCTGCAcccatcccagccctgccacACACCGTTCTCTCTCTGGACCTTGGGCAGCTGGTCTATAGGGCAAGGCTGGGTGGCTGTTATGAAGGGAGCACCCCCTTTGACTGCCCACTTTCCAAGCCTGTATAGACAGGAACAAGCTGAGGATGATGCTAAGAGAAAAAGTTCCGATTGAAAGGCATGGACTATTTGCCTGATGCTGCTAAATGCTATCATTGTGATTACATCAGTGAACCCCCATTTTCCACATGAGGAACTAGAGACCCAGAGAAATTAAGGGACTAACTTGCCAGCTTGCTCCTGAGTGCCACACCAGGCTCTCTGGGTGGGCTCCGGGGCCATGCAGAGTGCGGGGGGAGTACCCCCCTCACACTCTCCTCTTGGGCACCAGGTTCAAGGGCAGCAGGAAAGACGAGATCCTGGGCATCGCCAACAACCGACTGATCCGCATCGATCTGTCCGTGGGTGACGTGGTCAAGACCTGGCGCTTCAGCAACATGCGCCAGTGGAATGTCAACTGGGACATCCGGCAGGTGGGCCCAGagtgagggtgggggaagggacctGGGACCACCAGGCCAGACCCTGCCAGGGCAAGGTACCAGCCCTCTGACCGCCCGCTCTGCAGGTGGCCATCGAGTTCGACGAGCACATCAACGTGGCTTTCAGCTGCGTGTCCGCCGGCTGCCGCATTGTGCATGAGTACATCGGGGGCTACATCTTCCTGTCCACGCGGGAGAGAGCCCGGGGGGAGGAGCTGGACGAGGACCTCTTCCTGCAGCTCACGGGAGGCCACGAGGCCTTCTGAAGCCTGTCTCACTGTCCCCGCCCGCTCACCACCTGCCATGACCACTCC
The nucleotide sequence above comes from Cervus canadensis isolate Bull #8, Minnesota chromosome 29, ASM1932006v1, whole genome shotgun sequence. Encoded proteins:
- the FERMT3 gene encoding fermitin family homolog 3, with the protein product MAGMKTATGDYIDSSWELRVFIGEEDPEAESLTLRVTGESHIGGVLLKIVEEIKRKQDWSDHAIWWEQKRQWLLQTHWTLDKYGILADARLFFGPQHRPVILRLPNRRALRLRASFSQPLFQAMVAICRLLSIRHPEEMSLLRAPEKEKKKKKEKEQEEEVYDLTKVVLVGGVAPASFRGMPAHFSDSAQTEACYHMLSRPQPPPDPLLLQRLPRPSSLLDKTQLHSRWLDSSRCLMQQGIKAGDTLWLRFKYYSFFDLDPKTDPVRLTQLYEQARWDLLLEEIDCTEEEMMVFAALQYHINKLSQSGEVDEPAGTDAGLDDLDAALSNLEVKLEGSAPTDVLDSLTTIPELKDHLRIFRPRKLTLKGYRQHWVVFKETTLSYYKSQDEAPAEPIQQLNLKGCEVVPDVNVSGQKFCIKLLVPSPEGMSEIYLRCQDEQQYARWMAGCRLASKGRTMADSSYSSEVQAILAFLSLQRTGGGSGGGGSGNHPQGPDASAEGLNPYGLVAPRFQRKFKAKQLTPRILEAHQNVAQLSLSEAQLRFIQAWQSLPDFGISYVVVRFKGSRKDEILGIANNRLIRIDLSVGDVVKTWRFSNMRQWNVNWDIRQVAIEFDEHINVAFSCVSAGCRIVHEYIGGYIFLSTRERARGEELDEDLFLQLTGGHEAF